A portion of the Gorilla gorilla gorilla isolate KB3781 chromosome X, NHGRI_mGorGor1-v2.1_pri, whole genome shotgun sequence genome contains these proteins:
- the TCEAL7 gene encoding transcription elongation factor A protein-like 7, giving the protein MQKPCKENEGKPKCSVPKREEKRPYGEFERQQTEGNFRQRLLQSLEEFKEDIDYRHFKDEEMTREGDEMERCLEEIRGLRKKFRALHSNHRHSRDRPYPI; this is encoded by the coding sequence atgCAAAAACCCTGCAAAGAAAACGAAGGAAAGCCAAAGTGCAGCGTGCCAAAGAGGGAGGAAAAACGCCCGTATGGAGAATTTGAACGCCAGCAAACAGAAGGGAATTTTAGACAGAGGCTGCTTCAGTCTCTCGAAGAATTTAAAGAGGACATAGACTATaggcattttaaagatgaagaaatgacAAGGGAGGGAGATGAGATGGAAAGGTGTTTGGAAGAGATAAGGGGTCTGAGAAAGAAATTTAGGGCTCTGCATTCTAACCATAGGCATTCTCGGGACCGTCCTTATcccatttaa